In Crinalium epipsammum PCC 9333, the following are encoded in one genomic region:
- a CDS encoding SDR family oxidoreductase — MPEQELQPPQHQDQQPGIESEMTPKPQADDDKYRGSGKLEGKVALITGGDSGIGRAVAIAFAKEGANVAIAYLNEHDDAKEAKQLVEQQGRKCFTIAGDIGDESFCQQAVQQTVDALGQLDILVNNAAEQHPQESIEDITAEQLERTFRTNIFAMFYLTKAAMKHLKEGSAIINTTSVTAYKGNQQLLDYSSTKGAIVTFTRSLSQSLIEKGIRVNGVAPGPIWTPLIPATFPEEKVASFGKEVPMQRAGQPEEIAPSYVFLASDDSSYISGQILHPNGGVVVNG, encoded by the coding sequence ATGCCAGAGCAAGAATTACAACCGCCTCAACACCAAGATCAACAACCAGGTATTGAGTCAGAAATGACTCCCAAACCTCAAGCTGATGATGATAAATATCGTGGTAGTGGCAAGTTAGAAGGTAAGGTAGCATTAATTACGGGTGGCGATAGTGGAATTGGTCGTGCTGTTGCGATCGCATTTGCCAAAGAAGGTGCTAATGTGGCGATCGCATATCTTAACGAACACGACGACGCTAAAGAAGCCAAGCAGCTAGTGGAACAACAAGGTCGCAAATGTTTCACAATTGCCGGGGATATCGGCGACGAAAGCTTTTGTCAACAAGCAGTACAACAAACAGTTGATGCTTTAGGTCAACTTGATATTCTAGTTAATAATGCTGCTGAACAGCATCCCCAAGAAAGCATTGAAGATATCACGGCTGAACAATTGGAACGTACCTTCCGCACTAATATTTTCGCAATGTTTTATCTGACTAAAGCAGCGATGAAGCATCTCAAAGAAGGAAGTGCAATTATTAACACAACTTCAGTGACGGCTTATAAAGGCAATCAACAACTGCTTGATTATTCCTCTACAAAAGGAGCAATTGTTACCTTTACTCGCTCTTTATCACAATCTTTAATAGAAAAAGGGATTCGTGTTAACGGGGTAGCACCTGGTCCAATTTGGACACCATTAATTCCGGCTACATTCCCAGAAGAAAAGGTTGCTAGTTTTGGTAAAGAAGTCCCAATGCAACGCGCTGGACAACCGGAAGAAATTGCCCCTAGTTATGTATTTTTAGCTTCAGATGACTCTTCTTATATATCTGGTCAAATTCTACATCCCAATGGTGGCGTAGTTGTCAACGGATAA
- a CDS encoding TIGR02587 family membrane protein translates to MIKGKNSWLNEVNDIIRGASGGFLFGIPLLYTMEVWWIGSYTEYSRMLTVLGCTFVVVFLLIQTEGFRKTKTLRLIDTAMDCIEALAIGIICATCILILLQEITFGTPVRETLGKLISESVPFALGAALARSFLNGDRFQSPSDQEDSSIGKPQQLVYQSTINATFADIGGTLIGATIIAFNIAPTDEIAMLAAAISPPWQLGMIAASLVISYGIVFVAGFTNQQQRLQQQGIFQRPLSETVMSYLVSLGAAAFMLWFFQRLSFGDPWQMWLSYTLLLGLPASVGGAAGRLLA, encoded by the coding sequence ATGATCAAGGGTAAAAATTCTTGGTTGAATGAAGTCAATGATATTATTCGTGGCGCATCAGGAGGTTTTTTGTTTGGCATTCCCCTACTTTATACAATGGAAGTTTGGTGGATTGGCTCGTATACTGAGTATTCACGGATGCTAACTGTGCTTGGTTGCACTTTTGTAGTGGTTTTTCTGCTGATTCAAACTGAGGGCTTTCGCAAAACTAAAACTTTGCGGTTAATTGATACAGCGATGGACTGTATTGAAGCACTAGCAATTGGGATAATTTGCGCCACTTGTATATTAATCTTGTTGCAGGAAATTACTTTTGGTACTCCGGTGAGAGAGACGCTAGGGAAACTGATTTCTGAAAGTGTACCGTTTGCACTGGGGGCGGCGTTGGCGCGTTCTTTTTTGAATGGCGATCGCTTTCAATCTCCTAGTGATCAAGAAGATAGTAGCATCGGTAAGCCTCAACAATTAGTATATCAAAGTACTATCAATGCTACTTTTGCTGATATTGGCGGTACTTTAATTGGTGCTACGATTATTGCTTTTAATATTGCGCCGACAGATGAAATAGCGATGTTAGCTGCTGCTATTTCACCACCTTGGCAATTAGGGATGATTGCAGCATCACTGGTTATTTCTTATGGGATTGTATTTGTGGCAGGTTTTACCAATCAACAACAGCGCCTTCAACAGCAAGGTATTTTTCAGCGACCTTTAAGTGAAACTGTGATGTCTTATTTGGTGTCGCTGGGTGCTGCCGCTTTTATGTTGTGGTTTTTCCAACGGTTAAGTTTTGGAGATCCGTGGCAAATGTGGTTAAGCTACACTTTGTTATTAGGTTTACCAGCAAGTGTTGGGGGCGCGGCGGGTAGATTATTAGCATGA
- a CDS encoding LmeA family phospholipid-binding protein has translation MSQEGTGLGEQALNKAVEIGLSSQLDEVENLEVQVKTDPFKLMSGEIESVSIEGDGLVMNNDLRAEELTVNTGKISINPLSAAFGKIELNHPTDADAQVVLKEEDINRAFNSEFLREKLQNLEVNINGQPTTINTKRVDFRLPGDQKVALTADIILSQTNEEKKIEFTATPRKSPDGYSVLLEDVQYSEGKDLSPDLTKTLLEKANELLDLRNFELEGMSLRLKALDVQAGKMNLQAEAHVEQFPSE, from the coding sequence GTGAGCCAAGAAGGAACAGGGCTAGGTGAACAGGCGCTGAATAAAGCGGTTGAAATTGGGCTATCTAGTCAACTAGACGAAGTAGAAAATCTGGAAGTACAAGTTAAAACTGATCCTTTCAAGCTGATGAGTGGAGAAATAGAATCAGTCTCCATTGAAGGCGATGGTCTAGTGATGAACAATGACTTGCGTGCAGAGGAATTAACAGTAAACACAGGAAAAATTTCCATCAATCCACTCAGCGCAGCTTTTGGAAAAATTGAACTTAACCATCCAACAGATGCAGATGCTCAGGTTGTCCTCAAAGAAGAGGATATCAACCGTGCATTTAATTCGGAATTCCTGCGTGAAAAGCTGCAAAACCTGGAAGTTAATATTAATGGTCAACCCACAACTATTAATACCAAGCGTGTAGATTTTCGTTTACCAGGCGATCAAAAAGTTGCACTAACTGCTGATATCATTCTTTCTCAAACCAATGAGGAGAAGAAAATCGAGTTTACCGCAACTCCTCGTAAAAGTCCTGATGGCTACTCTGTGTTGCTAGAAGACGTTCAATACTCAGAAGGAAAAGATTTATCTCCAGATTTAACAAAAACTTTATTGGAGAAAGCCAACGAACTTTTAGATTTGCGAAACTTTGAGCTAGAGGGAATGTCTCTACGCCTGAAGGCGCTGGATGTGCAAGCAGGAAAAATGAACTTGCAAGCTGAAGCCCATGTAGAACAATTTCCCTCGGAATAA
- a CDS encoding TIGR02588 family protein: protein MNQDHQPTKSETSKPERSLAELLTFASATFILILIVGLVVYNWFTQKDQPPVLSVTRKGEIRQVKGQYYVPFAVTNVGGDTAESVQIIAEIRQNGQAEETGEQQIDFLSSGEIEEGAFIFTRNPNKGELSVRVASYKLP from the coding sequence ATGAATCAAGATCATCAACCAACGAAATCGGAAACTTCTAAGCCAGAGCGATCGCTTGCGGAGTTGCTAACTTTTGCCAGTGCTACATTTATTCTGATTTTAATTGTGGGATTGGTAGTTTACAACTGGTTTACTCAGAAAGATCAACCACCTGTTTTATCGGTTACCCGTAAAGGTGAGATTCGTCAAGTTAAGGGGCAATATTACGTGCCATTTGCTGTTACTAATGTTGGTGGAGATACTGCGGAATCTGTCCAAATTATTGCCGAAATACGCCAAAATGGTCAGGCGGAAGAAACAGGGGAACAGCAGATTGATTTTCTATCAAGTGGTGAAATAGAAGAAGGTGCTTTTATTTTTACTCGCAATCCCAATAAAGGAGAATTGAGCGTGAGAGTCGCTAGTTATAAGCTGCCCTAA
- a CDS encoding helix-turn-helix domain-containing protein, whose protein sequence is MSSLLEYITSNPQETKRLLGIDYQQLQWLIVEAEALFNQFQGGEEETKIRIIKKGGGRKPKLSVTEQILLTLVYLHHMPTFQLLGVQFGVSESTAHNIFHDWIKILGELLPASLLEQVKKKAMIGKGIKKSWSSGY, encoded by the coding sequence ATGAGTTCTTTACTGGAATACATTACATCTAACCCTCAAGAAACTAAACGGTTGTTGGGAATTGATTACCAACAGTTGCAATGGCTAATCGTAGAAGCAGAAGCTCTCTTCAACCAATTCCAAGGTGGAGAAGAAGAAACCAAGATTAGAATAATAAAAAAAGGTGGTGGTAGAAAGCCAAAATTATCTGTGACAGAGCAGATATTATTAACTTTAGTTTATCTGCACCATATGCCGACATTTCAACTACTAGGTGTGCAGTTCGGGGTAAGTGAATCAACGGCACACAATATATTCCATGACTGGATAAAAATTTTGGGTGAATTGTTGCCAGCATCTCTTTTAGAACAAGTAAAAAAAAAGGCAATGATTGGAAAAGGTATAAAGAAGTCCTGGAGCAGTGGGTATTAG
- a CDS encoding metallophosphoesterase yields the protein MSIKRRHFLFLTGLSGFGLAVLGKSLLAQIPNSRTLKSQPASQLTTPASGDPLLRFVSVADTGTGAKGQYAVAKAMTRYHQQRHFNLVVLAGDNIYNNGEIEKIKAVFEQPYQSLLQQNVKFHACLGNHDIRTDNGDPQVRYPNFNMQGQRYYTFRRDLVQFFALDTNHNADWQTQLPWLETALSKSNAPWKVVFGHNPLYSSGHYGVNQDLISKLTPLFKKYGVQVYINGHEHSYERTVPINGTTYLICGAGAGVRPVGSSEWTAHSASKLSFAAFDVYSDRIVISGIDTDNRIFDQGTINKT from the coding sequence ATGAGCATTAAACGCCGTCACTTTCTATTTTTAACGGGTCTCAGTGGTTTTGGTTTAGCTGTTTTAGGTAAGAGCCTTCTCGCTCAAATACCCAATTCTCGAACTTTAAAATCCCAACCTGCATCACAATTAACAACACCAGCATCAGGCGATCCTCTATTACGCTTTGTATCCGTAGCCGACACCGGAACAGGTGCTAAAGGTCAATATGCTGTAGCTAAGGCTATGACTCGTTATCACCAGCAACGACATTTTAATTTAGTTGTTTTAGCTGGAGATAATATTTATAACAACGGTGAAATTGAGAAAATTAAAGCCGTATTTGAGCAACCTTATCAATCTTTACTCCAGCAAAACGTAAAATTTCACGCTTGTCTAGGAAACCATGACATCCGCACCGATAATGGCGATCCGCAAGTGCGTTATCCAAACTTTAATATGCAAGGGCAACGTTATTATACATTTCGCCGCGACTTAGTGCAATTTTTTGCCCTAGATACTAATCATAATGCTGATTGGCAAACTCAACTACCTTGGTTAGAAACAGCACTTAGCAAAAGTAATGCACCTTGGAAAGTCGTATTTGGACACAATCCACTTTATTCATCCGGTCACTATGGCGTGAATCAAGACTTAATTAGTAAACTGACACCTTTGTTTAAAAAGTATGGTGTACAAGTTTATATTAATGGTCACGAACACAGCTATGAACGCACAGTACCAATTAATGGTACTACCTACTTAATTTGTGGCGCTGGGGCAGGAGTGCGACCAGTAGGGAGTTCAGAGTGGACGGCGCATTCTGCAAGTAAATTGAGTTTTGCTGCGTTTGATGTATATAGCGATCGCATCGTAATTAGTGGTATTGATACAGATAACCGCATTTTTGATCAAGGAACCATTAACAAAACGTGA
- a CDS encoding ribosomal maturation YjgA family protein, producing the protein MTRFYNHHIYTLASILIILLLGWLSKFYSGAGSQWINNHAGDVLYEIFWCLFLSLFILKSINLKKIPLWVFSVTCVIEFLQLWHPTWKKLRSLSMVV; encoded by the coding sequence ATGACTAGATTTTATAATCACCATATATATACACTCGCCTCTATATTAATAATTTTACTACTTGGCTGGTTGTCTAAATTTTATTCTGGAGCAGGTTCGCAGTGGATAAATAATCATGCAGGAGATGTTTTATATGAAATATTCTGGTGTTTATTTCTATCTTTATTTATTTTAAAGAGTATAAATTTAAAAAAGATTCCTTTATGGGTTTTTAGTGTCACCTGTGTAATTGAATTTTTACAACTTTGGCATCCAACCTGGAAAAAATTGAGAAGTTTGTCGATGGTAGTCTAA
- a CDS encoding hemerythrin domain-containing protein — protein MVSTLDDTKRQAIAMKLADMKGLQNLLISNEQKFIQEISDNDIRKRIQDMLEDDQKNLGILDTVIIQYGVKSEPKESAQKILQETQKLMESSELTLFEKVAQHELLKHKQTMTGLLIHKAAQVVGADVDAAITPLNTVNFENRAHQEQLKGILEILGVRELTGKDADQGLWARVQDAVAALSGVVGSAVTQNSDRSDMTIGEILRMDHTKVDTLFMELLGSNDPQKIQEYFGQIYKDLSAHSAAEEQVVYPAVRSYYEKTQDLYSEQAEVKQMLEQIRSLNPSDPNFKVNVENLMKSVKQHVTEEENDMLPKLRDNFSSEKQQQMATEFKSVKSKLQDQMAAAVK, from the coding sequence ATGGTATCGACTCTTGATGACACTAAGCGTCAGGCGATCGCGATGAAATTAGCAGATATGAAAGGTTTACAAAATCTGCTTATTTCTAACGAACAAAAGTTTATTCAGGAAATTAGCGATAACGATATTCGTAAACGCATACAAGATATGCTTGAGGATGATCAGAAAAATCTGGGCATCCTCGATACTGTGATTATTCAATATGGTGTCAAGAGTGAACCAAAAGAAAGCGCACAGAAGATTCTTCAAGAAACTCAAAAATTAATGGAAAGTTCTGAGCTAACTTTGTTTGAAAAGGTGGCTCAACACGAATTGCTGAAGCATAAGCAAACTATGACTGGACTGCTTATTCACAAAGCTGCTCAAGTTGTAGGTGCAGATGTTGATGCTGCAATTACTCCTTTAAATACGGTTAACTTTGAAAACCGCGCACACCAAGAACAACTAAAAGGAATTTTGGAAATTTTGGGTGTTCGTGAATTAACTGGAAAAGACGCAGATCAAGGTCTGTGGGCGCGAGTTCAAGATGCTGTTGCAGCTTTATCTGGTGTAGTTGGTAGTGCTGTTACCCAAAATAGCGATCGCTCTGATATGACCATCGGTGAAATTCTCCGTATGGATCATACCAAAGTTGATACTCTGTTCATGGAACTTTTAGGTTCTAACGATCCTCAAAAAATTCAAGAGTATTTTGGTCAAATCTATAAAGATTTAAGCGCCCACTCTGCTGCGGAAGAACAAGTTGTTTATCCAGCAGTTCGCTCTTATTACGAAAAGACTCAAGACTTATACAGCGAACAAGCTGAAGTGAAGCAGATGCTAGAGCAGATTAGGTCTCTCAACCCATCTGATCCTAATTTCAAAGTTAATGTTGAAAACTTGATGAAGTCAGTTAAACAGCACGTTACCGAAGAAGAAAACGATATGTTGCCCAAACTGCGGGATAACTTCAGCAGTGAGAAACAACAGCAAATGGCTACTGAGTTCAAATCAGTTAAAAGCAAGTTACAAGACCAAATGGCTGCTGCTGTCAAGTAG
- a CDS encoding YIP1 family protein: MTLQNSRQGLFTTIGNALSLNGDFYENARNTPYTYQIALTIVILAAISHVLGSAVILLINRAPIFILLISLLIDGISVLAGYLFWTFTIWKIGRWLKRHSLSYGDLFIPIGYAYAPQALNFLTVIPFLGRPIEIVLSVWSLLAVIVAVRQGLDINTNRAALICLIGWPLVQLAIGSVQILEQRLVTGI, encoded by the coding sequence ATGACGCTCCAAAATTCAAGACAGGGTTTATTTACTACTATTGGAAATGCGTTATCTTTAAATGGAGATTTTTATGAAAATGCTCGTAATACACCTTACACCTATCAAATAGCACTAACAATTGTGATTTTAGCAGCAATTTCCCACGTTTTGGGAAGTGCAGTTATTTTATTAATTAATCGCGCACCAATTTTTATCCTATTAATCTCACTTTTGATAGATGGCATTAGCGTATTAGCAGGATACTTATTCTGGACTTTTACAATCTGGAAAATTGGACGCTGGCTAAAACGTCATTCTCTTAGTTATGGAGATCTCTTTATTCCAATAGGTTATGCTTATGCACCCCAAGCACTGAATTTTTTAACAGTAATTCCCTTCTTAGGACGACCAATTGAAATTGTTTTATCTGTGTGGAGTTTATTAGCTGTAATTGTAGCTGTTCGTCAAGGATTGGATATTAATACTAACAGGGCAGCCTTAATTTGTTTAATTGGTTGGCCTTTAGTGCAGTTAGCCATTGGTTCTGTGCAAATCTTAGAACAACGCTTGGTAACTGGGATTTAG
- a CDS encoding N-acetylmannosamine-6-phosphate 2-epimerase encodes MASNSINSLTPLADNLIVSCQAPATSPLHDPTIIAAMAEASVLNGAVGVRIDTPSHVAAVRSKVNVPIIGLWKRSHSGYEVYITPQFEDAEAIANAGADIIAIDATFRARPQGETVENLIARIHNELGKQVMADVDSIECAISAANAGADCVGTTLYGYTTQTEHLSPPGFDLLTQMVQQLNVPVICEGGIASPQMAKQALELGAYAVVVGTAITGIDYQVKNYLSLLQN; translated from the coding sequence ATGGCATCTAATTCTATAAATTCGCTTACCCCCTTGGCAGATAATTTAATTGTATCTTGTCAGGCTCCAGCCACATCCCCATTACATGACCCTACAATAATTGCAGCAATGGCAGAAGCGTCTGTCCTCAACGGTGCAGTTGGTGTACGCATTGATACGCCAAGTCATGTCGCAGCCGTAAGAAGTAAAGTAAATGTACCGATAATTGGACTGTGGAAGCGATCGCATTCAGGGTACGAAGTATACATTACACCACAATTTGAAGATGCGGAGGCGATCGCCAATGCAGGTGCAGATATTATCGCTATTGATGCCACTTTTAGAGCGCGTCCCCAAGGAGAAACCGTAGAAAACTTAATTGCGCGTATACACAATGAACTAGGCAAACAAGTAATGGCAGATGTAGATAGTATAGAGTGTGCGATCTCCGCCGCCAATGCTGGTGCAGATTGTGTAGGTACAACACTCTACGGCTACACCACCCAAACTGAACATCTCTCGCCACCAGGCTTTGATTTATTAACCCAAATGGTACAACAGTTAAATGTTCCTGTAATTTGCGAAGGTGGGATTGCTTCACCCCAAATGGCAAAGCAAGCCTTAGAATTAGGAGCCTACGCCGTCGTAGTTGGCACTGCCATTACAGGTATAGATTACCAGGTTAAAAATTATCTCTCTCTTCTCCAAAATTGA
- a CDS encoding HARBI1 family protein: MDSSEQARARPTDYSEQKKFYSGKKKNHTLKNQFIILPDGSEIVDVTIGKPGPSSDINMFRERLANFEVSQKFKADKGYLGENQIETPHKKRKNQELSPQQKQENKEISTQRIVVEHIIRLVKIFRIAQDRFRLRSQHYDQVIQIVCGLVRLRIGALILAV, encoded by the coding sequence GTGGATAGCTCAGAACAAGCTAGAGCAAGACCTACCGACTACAGCGAACAGAAAAAGTTTTATTCAGGGAAGAAGAAAAATCATACACTAAAAAACCAGTTTATTATTTTACCAGATGGTTCAGAAATAGTCGATGTAACAATAGGAAAACCTGGCCCAAGTAGCGATATTAATATGTTTAGAGAAAGATTGGCAAATTTTGAGGTTAGTCAGAAGTTTAAAGCGGATAAAGGTTATCTAGGAGAAAACCAAATTGAAACACCCCATAAAAAACGTAAAAATCAAGAATTAAGCCCTCAACAAAAGCAAGAAAACAAAGAAATATCAACGCAACGAATTGTAGTTGAACATATCATTAGATTGGTGAAAATATTTCGGATAGCCCAGGACAGATTTAGGTTAAGATCACAACATTATGACCAAGTAATCCAGATAGTTTGTGGTTTAGTTAGGTTGAGGATCGGAGCCTTAATACTAGCAGTGTAA
- a CDS encoding RNA-guided endonuclease InsQ/TnpB family protein has product MRTSYQYRLKPTREQIKIIDNTLDMLRCQYNYQLAQRFDWYDQNRCPIDRCSLTVCHLPELKDKPNRYSQQATLTQLKIDRPWYKTIYSQVLQEVPKKVELAFDKWLKGDCNGKKLGKPRFKAKGQYKTFTYPQFKKYHFVNNKIKLAKIGDIKVIVHRPIPDGFDIKTVSVTKKANGYYVTLSLDDKTVPEIKSDFNPDNIVGIDVGLIDFIVTSDNERIVAAKFLRKSERKLKSAQRRVSRRTKGSNRRKKAIEKLGIQHKKVADTRSYFHFKTANTLLKKYDVVAVEELNIKGLAKSRLAKSVNDAGWGQFISILTVKAENAGLKVVAVNSNGTSQECSSCGHKVKKPLSQRTHNCPNCQVNLCRDLNAAINIKNRGTHDLKAQSMSSLKSR; this is encoded by the coding sequence GTGAGAACATCCTATCAGTACCGATTAAAACCAACCCGCGAACAAATAAAAATTATTGACAACACATTAGATATGTTGCGTTGTCAATACAATTATCAACTTGCTCAAAGGTTTGATTGGTATGATCAAAATAGATGCCCGATAGATAGATGTTCTCTTACTGTTTGCCACCTACCTGAACTAAAAGACAAGCCTAATCGTTATAGTCAACAAGCAACTCTAACTCAACTCAAGATAGATCGACCTTGGTACAAAACCATTTACTCACAAGTACTACAAGAAGTACCAAAAAAGGTAGAACTAGCTTTTGATAAATGGTTAAAAGGAGACTGTAACGGTAAAAAGTTGGGCAAGCCTAGATTTAAAGCTAAAGGGCAATACAAGACTTTCACCTATCCCCAATTCAAAAAATACCATTTTGTAAATAACAAAATTAAGTTAGCTAAAATTGGCGATATAAAAGTAATTGTTCATCGTCCAATACCGGATGGGTTTGATATCAAGACTGTATCTGTAACTAAGAAAGCCAACGGCTACTACGTTACTCTAAGCCTTGATGACAAAACAGTTCCAGAAATTAAATCTGATTTTAATCCTGATAATATTGTTGGGATTGATGTAGGATTAATTGATTTTATTGTCACATCGGACAACGAAAGAATTGTTGCAGCTAAATTTTTGCGTAAATCTGAACGCAAACTAAAATCAGCACAGCGTCGTGTTTCTCGTAGAACTAAGGGTTCTAATCGTCGTAAGAAAGCGATTGAAAAACTAGGAATTCAACACAAAAAAGTTGCTGATACCAGGTCATATTTTCACTTCAAAACAGCTAATACGTTACTTAAAAAGTATGATGTTGTCGCTGTCGAGGAGTTGAATATCAAGGGACTAGCTAAATCAAGGCTTGCTAAAAGTGTAAATGACGCTGGTTGGGGACAATTTATTTCAATACTGACAGTCAAAGCCGAAAATGCTGGACTGAAAGTAGTTGCTGTAAATTCAAATGGTACAAGCCAAGAATGCTCTAGTTGTGGTCATAAAGTGAAAAAGCCGCTATCTCAAAGAACCCATAATTGCCCTAATTGTCAGGTCAATTTGTGTAGGGATTTGAACGCGGCAATAAATATAAAGAATCGTGGGACGCACGATCTAAAAGCTCAGTCAATGTCTTCATTGAAGAGTCGCTGA
- a CDS encoding hemerythrin domain-containing protein, giving the protein MVQTLDDTKRQAIGMELADMKALQQLLISNEETLISAISDQEIRDRIQNMLEDDRKNLGVLETVIVQYGIPSEPRQSSQQMIEQTQKLMSGSELSIYQKISQHELLKHKQAMAGILVHKCAQKVGADIELAIGPLNTVNFENRAHQEQLKGIIEVIGVRELTGKEADQGLWARVQDGVAALSGVFGSVVTHNSDKQDMNIQTLIRLDHSKTNTIFTEIGATNDPQKLQEYFGQLYKDLIAHAEAEEQIVYPRVRSFYGDDNTQELFDEQGEMKRMLEEIKATSPYAPEFKDKIKQLMDAVGDHIRQEESTMFAAIDKNCSTEQKEQMSTEFKAAKSEIQQKLAASAK; this is encoded by the coding sequence ATGGTTCAAACTTTAGATGATACCAAGCGTCAGGCTATTGGTATGGAATTAGCCGATATGAAAGCTTTGCAACAATTGCTAATTTCCAATGAAGAAACGTTAATTTCTGCTATTTCTGATCAAGAAATTCGCGATCGCATTCAAAATATGCTCGAAGACGATCGCAAAAACCTCGGCGTTCTAGAAACTGTAATTGTGCAGTATGGTATCCCATCAGAACCCCGCCAAAGCAGCCAACAAATGATTGAGCAGACTCAGAAATTAATGTCTGGTTCTGAGCTTTCTATTTACCAAAAGATTTCTCAACACGAATTGCTCAAGCATAAGCAAGCAATGGCTGGCATTTTAGTTCACAAGTGCGCTCAAAAAGTTGGTGCTGATATCGAATTGGCAATTGGACCTTTAAACACCGTTAACTTTGAAAACCGCGCTCACCAAGAACAACTAAAAGGCATTATCGAAGTTATCGGTGTACGTGAACTCACCGGAAAAGAAGCAGATCAAGGTCTGTGGGCGCGTGTTCAAGATGGCGTTGCAGCTTTATCAGGTGTATTCGGTAGCGTAGTTACCCACAATTCTGATAAACAAGATATGAATATCCAGACCCTCATCCGTCTGGATCATAGTAAGACCAATACCATCTTCACCGAAATCGGTGCTACCAACGATCCTCAAAAGCTCCAAGAATACTTTGGTCAGCTTTATAAAGATTTAATTGCTCATGCTGAAGCTGAGGAGCAAATTGTTTATCCTAGAGTGCGCTCTTTCTACGGCGATGACAACACTCAAGAGTTGTTTGATGAGCAAGGTGAAATGAAGCGGATGTTGGAAGAAATTAAAGCTACCAGCCCTTATGCACCTGAATTCAAAGACAAAATTAAACAGTTAATGGATGCAGTTGGCGATCATATTCGTCAAGAAGAAAGCACCATGTTTGCAGCAATTGATAAAAACTGTAGCACTGAGCAAAAAGAGCAAATGTCTACTGAGTTCAAAGCTGCTAAGAGCGAGATTCAGCAAAAATTAGCTGCTTCTGCCAAGTAG
- a CDS encoding DUF2231 domain-containing protein, whose product MTQTPSVPPLIESDESDYRDSGVTSTVAVAGHPLHPLLVTLPITFLVTAPVTDIVYWLTSDLFWAKASYWVIVAGLATAVIAAITGLMDFLRIERVRKRKAGWAHMLLNVAVLALTIINLVVRLGDPSSKILYLGLTISVIVATLLGLSGWYGAELIYRHKVAVIGYGDPNR is encoded by the coding sequence ATGACACAGACTCCTAGCGTTCCGCCATTAATTGAAAGCGATGAAAGCGATTATCGAGATTCTGGTGTAACCAGTACAGTTGCTGTTGCTGGACATCCTCTCCACCCTCTGCTAGTCACATTACCAATCACTTTTTTAGTGACTGCACCAGTAACAGATATAGTCTACTGGTTGACTAGCGATTTATTCTGGGCAAAAGCCTCTTATTGGGTAATAGTTGCTGGTTTAGCTACTGCTGTGATAGCTGCTATTACTGGTTTGATGGACTTTTTAAGAATTGAACGAGTCCGCAAGCGCAAAGCTGGTTGGGCGCATATGTTACTCAACGTTGCTGTGTTGGCGTTAACAATTATCAATTTGGTTGTGCGTTTGGGCGACCCCAGCAGTAAAATCTTGTATTTAGGACTGACAATTTCAGTAATTGTCGCAACCCTGCTTGGTCTTTCAGGCTGGTACGGTGCTGAACTAATTTATCGTCATAAAGTGGCTGTAATTGGTTACGGCGACCCCAATAGATAA